ttataaatataaacaccattaaatctttaaaaaggctaatatcccaattacgtgcaatttagctttaaaaatactaaataaatttataaaaatatgcaaaaattatgttagctatatttaatGCAAATATGAtaatccaatagatgaatcaccaaaatgataattttgggaacaaTTGTTGGATTTTTCTtgctaaaataaggcaataaattgatttaaaaatccttaaaattaagagaaaaatattaaaaccttgggacatacttatatatgtatattcatgctattatgaaagtattttgcatattaaaaatatgcaaggaaaaattgggtatcaacagctgcccctctttatccgggaaggatgaaagagttgtcgggtaaagatatgatggccaattttgaccgaacgaaagggTTAGAGGAGACTTAGGCCGTACTCTAgtttttgagctgcctacatatccctagttttataggaatcatgccatatgtagttcaggatccatcggcggagtaggCCTGATGGagactttcaagaacggacgcaatattcagGTTGGGTGGATGGCTAAAATCTGATAGggatgcgggaactggagcgggatcgctcctgctgagatggccaTTGCTCGctagtttacctgcaaataaacaATACAAGCATATGCTGTACGTAAAATTAAACATGATACAAAttctcgtcggaccatgaatgtttgtccttggacggttaggatgacgtcctcagaccatggtGTCCTGGGCCTTGAAgggtataataaaggattcgcaggccatgaaatgttgctctcaggctatgagaatgatgcctccgaaccatgatgcctttgaataatgatatgcaagagattaaaaaggaaaaggggaggggtcctcaggccattgcatagtgttctcgggctatgaaaatggtgcctctgaataatgacgcctttggacaatttggcgatctttcagcccatgaaatgcaacaggtggcgatcttttagcccatgtgatgcaaatgtagaggtggcgatcttttagccatgcaaacgtaaataagatggcgatctttcagccaatgcaaacgtaaataaggtggagatctttcagccaatgcaaatataaatgaggtggcgatctttcagccaatgcaaatgtaaataaggtggtgatctttcagccatgcaaatgtagaggtggcgagcTTTCAGCCAAcgtaaatgtaaataaggtggcgatctttcagccaatgcaaatgtaaataaggtggcgatctttcatccatgcaaatgtagaggtggcgatctttcatccaatgcaaatataaataaggtggcgatctttcagccaatgcaaacgTAAATaagatggcgatctttcagccaatgtaAATGTAAATgagatggcgatctttcagccaatgcaaatataaataaggtggcgatctttcagccaatgcaaacgTAAATaagatggcgatctttcagccaatgtaAATGTAAATgagatggcgatctttcagctaatgcaaatgtaaataaggtggcgatctttcagccaatgcaaatgtaaataaggtggagatctttcaaccatgcaaatgtggaggtggcgatctttcagccatgcagatggaggtagagcttaacttcggaaggcagaatggtagccttatgcaacgcagaaatgcagatagagacgtaacttagtcttggaaggtataatggtagccttatgcaacgcagaaatgcagatggagacagagcttagtctcggaaggcagattggtagccttatgcaatgcagaaatgcagatggagaaagAGCTttgtctcggaaggtagaatagtagccttatgcaatacagaaatgcagatggagacagagcttagtctcagaaggcagaatggtagccttatgcaatgcagaaatgtagatggagacagagcttagtcttggaagcagaatggtagccttatgcaggaagtaaaggcaaataataatagaattttcttagctgatagcggatcgcGATATTGCGACTATTGAGGATACTGTGTGTGCCGGGGACACTACATGTGGATAGAAGCTATGAGTAAGTGCGACGGTTCTGAGAGTCAtatttctgagcaatgtgagtctcgtcagtgtatagtatattcgatgattttgcaactcaagtgcctgcatccaaagaaaaatcgtgagttttgtaaaggggggaggttagttcgtatccccgttggcttttcttgacctgctcggcttggATCTGGTGATagtgtacgtatcattggggtagcgttgctaaacaaagtgatttcagaaataaacatgcatgattttgtaaaaaatatgacataagtgtataatcaagaacaacttttagatgaaccgatgactgtggcgtggtccaagacattgcaaccttccTTGTTaaggaattttgagggtcctcctcaaaattctgccccaatttccaattgcggggggaaatgaaagtTTTGTTGAATTGtcaccgaacccatagggctgcctacgtatcccctcttaaacgggaatcaggtcaggcgtagttcaaattacatcataaaggaaaacataaagattacacatagtagcgcttgactgcatctgaattgatcggctttggccagacttttccgtccatttctgcaagtatgagggctcctcctgttagaacccggtgaaccatgtacggaccctaaTAGTTGGGAGagatttccctttggcttcatcttgatgcgggaatattttctttaacaccagctgccccggtgtgaactgtcttggcttgccTCTTTttttgaaggctctagacatcctattctgataaagctgaccgtggcaaactgcattcattctctttccatctataagagctagctgctcgtaatGATTCTTTACCTATTCTTCATCGTCTAGCTTTgcttcctatatgattcttaaTGAGGGAATTTCCACCTTGGCGGGAATGAtggcttctgtaccataaaccagcatatagggggttgccccagttgatgtacgGACTATGGTGtagtatcccaataaagcaaatgatagcttctcgtgccactgcttatgcttctctatcattttctttagtatcttcttgatattcttattggcggcttctactgctccattcatctgaggtctgtacgctgtagaattcttgtgtttgatcttgaaggtttcagaaatagctttcatcaggtcactattgagattggaaccattatcagtgatgattgatttcGGAATCCCGAACCAACAAACGATATGGTCGCGGAtgaagtctgccacgactttcttagtcattgctttgtaagatgctgcttcgacccatttggtaaaatagtcgattgctactaggataaacctgtgccggTTGGAggcagcaggctcgattggtccaataacatccattccccaggcagcgaacgaccacggtgagcttgttgcagtaagctcgcttggaggtacctttatcatgtctgcgtgTATCTGAcggcggtggcatttccggacatactggatgcagtccgtctctatagtcatccaaaagtaaccagcacagagtatcttctttgctaagacaaaatcgttcatatgtgggccgcaggtcctagcatggatttcttctagtagtttagatgcttccttcgcgtcgacacaccttagtaatccctaATAAGGAGTCCACCTAAATAGGATTCCtctgttgtgaaagaaattgttggacaaccttcgAAGTGTGCACTTCTGAGTAGTGTTGACAAGTTCTGGGTAttttccttttgccaaatattccttgatatcatgaaactaaggctttccatctgcttcttcttcaacatgagcacagtaagttggctgatcatagatctttactggaataggattaatgaagttcttgtctggatattgtatcatggatgatagggtggcCAATACATcaacgaactcattctggattctgggaacatgttggaattccgtctttgtgaacctctttctcaattcctgtacatgatgtagataagggagtatcttggagttcttggtcgcccattcttctcagaCCTGATGTATAAGAAAGTCTGAATCCcccattactagcaactcttgaatgttcatattGATGGCCATTTTGagacctaagatgcaggcttcatactcagccatattgttggtgcacgggaatctgagtttggcggacaccaGATAATGCTAACTAGTTTCCGATACATGGACTGCTCCTATACCAACTcccttgaagtttgctgctccgtcgaaaaatattctccaaccgacataggattctgcaatatcttctcctatgaatgatacctcttcgtcagaaaaatacattttcaggggttcgtattctccctccacggggttttcagcaaggtgatctgcttgtgcttgtcccttgattgccttctgagttacgtagacaatgtcaaattcactcaacaagatttgccacttggctagctttccagtgggcatgggcttctggaagatgtacttcaaaggatccatccttgatatgagatatgtagtatatgcacagaagtagtgcctcagcttctgacctacccaagttaaagcataacaggtgcgctctaacagagaataccgggcctcgtacggggtgaatttcttactaaggtaatagatggcctgttccttcctccccgtttcatcatgttgccccagaacacaaccgaatgctccatccaatactgcaaggtagagtaatagaggtctacctggctcgggtgggaccaagacttgtggtgttgacaggtactccttgattttgtcgaaggccttttggcagtcatcagtccatttgatagcggcctccttcttcaacatcttaaagattggctcgcagataactgtagattgtgctatgaaccggctgatatagttaagtctccccaagaaactcatcacgtccttcttgttctttggcggtggaaactcttgaatagctttgacctttgatggatccagttctattcctcggcgacttacaatgaacccaagtagttttccggtaggaaccccaaatACACATTTtgtgggattcagttttaggttgtatcttctcagtctattgaagaacttcctcaaatcttccatgtgatcagtggctttcttggatttgatgataacgtcatctacatatacttcgatctccttgtgtatcatagcatggaaaatggtggtcatgtccctcatgtaggtggccccagcattttttaatccaaacgacatcatcttgtaacaatacatcccccacggcgtaattaaagtcattttctcagcatcttcttcatccatccagatctgatgataccctgcaaaacaatctacaaatgactgcaactcattCCTGGCGTAATTGTCGATCAAGaagtgtatgtttggcaaggggaagtcgtcttttggactagcctggttgagatcccggtagtcgacacagactctgaccttcccatccttctttggtactagcacgatgttggctaaccacgtcggatattctactaccctgagaaccttagctttgacctgcttagtgacttcttctttgatttcaagctcatatcaggcttgaactttctgagttttttctttaccggcggacatgtcggatcagttggcagtttgtgtgcTATactagatgtactcagaccagtcatgtcatcatacgaccaagcgaatatgtcttcatattcccttagaaattttgtgcattctttcttttctgatggcgataaatGGATACTAATTCTcttttctttgacgttctctgcatctcccaagttaacaatctcggtctcgtccaggttggacttaggtctgttctcaaaattctcaacttccttaacaatctcttccggtatttcatcttcctctgaatctgtgtctgtttgttgcgttgtctccttgcatgtcacagccattggttcatcaagataagtaatagtattGTTGTATAAGCAAAGTAATGAGAGAGAATagtaagagtaagatttatagggaaaatcgaaatgctttgaaaaattccataactgttttgaacattgaagatcttattgcgaaattttaaaatgcgaaaggaaaggcaactagtaaaaatgaaagatagtgcatgatgcttgttcagccttgctaccccgaggcttttcggtctctggtggttctgatggtccagttattgaggcatgctcctctgctcacttcctgtatggaagggccttcctccccctcctcctcgaaaacaaTACAATaatccatatcattgtcttctaggaacaaattccttactgctgcaagtgcttcctcttcttctgacccatagataacatcggctagctggaaagtctgcttcaaatgtggtattggctgctctagcggATAGTAATGAccgcaccatggtggcgaccagttgttgaattcctcccaagtgtacttatatcccagaccgaaggtggtgccatgtttctttaatttgataggcttagcaattccttggaggttcttgccaagttccttgccaggttcgtatccactcctgttcaatatgctttcaattttattgtcctaccatttatccttgtcgacggcgttgactcgctcgatgtggtgataggtctccCCACCTATCTTTTTTCTgcctccgattgctgggatggtttggcgactgtatatgggattgctaccgtcgccgtgaatgatcacctcttggtggttcctctcaaatttcaccgcctgatgtagtgttgacacTACGGCCCCAACGGTATGAATCCACGGTCATCCCAACTACAAATTGTAAGATGCTGacacgtctattacttgaaaatcaacattgaaccaagtaggccccatttgcaaacacaggctgatttcgccaatggtggacctttgggaaccgatgaaagctttgacattgatggccccatccttgatctcatgcagcccctttcccaatgtcctAAGAGTTACCAACGGAAAAATGttaaggctggaccctccatcaatcaggactctggtgataaaataatctttgcattgcacggtgatgtgcaaagccttgttgtgacttaacccttctggtggcagctcatcttcatgaaaagtgatcttgtgactttccaatacctgccctaccatgtttgccatatcttctccggtgatgttgcttggtacatatgcctctcTTAGTACCTTtagcagagcattcttgtgtgcctcagaattttgtagcaaagcaagtatgtaGATCTACGCCGGTGTTTTATTCAGcaggtcgatgaccgagtattccttggcttgtatctttttccaaagatcgtctggacctgtctcaatgatgggcaaccgattggaggcctgctttctTGACTCAGCTAAGTGTTCTGGGGTATAGaccctaccagttcttgtcataacTTGTGTTACAACAGTTTCCTCGatcctaaccttgcctttcctccttgcctcagttgtatagtcccatggtatagcctttgtatgaAATGGCATCACGACTGACATCGCTactgggatcggcgtggctatctTAACCCCGAACGAAGCATGTCCCTtaggtggtaaaactgcaacttcgaatggtataggtgcatttgctggtgacataaattcgacctcaatcggcGTTGGCGTCTTTGTAGaggatggtgcttcaaactcaagtggcatggacatatttacctcggcgtccccagacagttgaatctggactatgattggattaagggtaactattggcttctttgggtcatcaccttctacgatcaacccgattgatccctcgggatcccaatcatcctcaatttcaatcatgtgaacgcctctacccttatggtctggtagagggcTGTTACAAACAttcggagcgggttcctttgcgacaataattttgttgtcaatcagaaCCTGGATCTTGTCCTTTAGGGAGCGACATTTGTtgatggtgtgtcctttcatgccggaatggtatgcacaagatttttTTGGATTAACCCAAAAAAGGGTTCTCAAGAGTTATAGCGGGGatatgggtgacataaccagcagctttgagtatctcgtacaactggtcaataggttcggcaatggctgtatactgtttaggaggtctgcggtcaaaatttggtcgaggtctagggaagttttggcatgtAAGAGGTGATGGatggtgggatggttgagcattgtaggcttggtaaacatgtgtgggttgggaatatctaggtgaagtaggttgatatatgggaggtggaggtgattgataagtgggtgatggagtttggtaagagggtgagggtacttggtagtttggagtaggctgatatgtgagtggagtcattggataggtttggtatttcatgggagatttggttctctgtgccaccATTACGACTCCTATGTCCCTTTTCTAGGACACACCGCCAgattgtaaggccttatttgtagcttgcaagggcTCGAGATTCGTAAcaataccacttttgatgccttcttcaatcctttcacccagcttgataatgtcggaaaatttttggctctcaatcatcatcagcctctcataatactgcgggtcctgagcctagacaaagaatttgttcatctgttcctcttctaaggtagGTCTGACCTTAGTAGTTTTGGACCttcagcgagtagcatactcgtgaaacgTTTCTATAggttttcttctttagattctgaatgcaGAACACATCTGGCATATTCTCcttgttgaacctgaacctatccataaaatcggacgccatgcctacccaacttgaccacttcttcagatcttggctaatgtaccaagacagagcatctcctttcagactcctcatgaaaagttttatgttgatcttttcatcctttcctaCTCTAACTAGCTTGTcatagtatgttctcaaatgaactcttggatcccctgtaccatcaaacatctcgaacttaggaggtttgtacccctcgggtagttcgagatcaggttgtatgcaaagatattcgtagttcaacccttcaacccccttacttccttcgacgccctgaattcggctagtTAACTTTCtaagttcttcagccagattcttgatgagcaagtctttatcatcagactcgggtgcaCTTGAGATGGGTTGAgtagagtgtggcatggtctccacgtagatgggggtgttatgatgagCGTGggaatggtcatttgtggagttcaatggttctgggatgagcagtggagtattgttggaggtGTCGCcagtgttgcagtggtggtaaggagcgggatggttttgtgtttTTGGGATATTTTGCGGAGGTGTGgtgttctgagcatttgggaaattaacgtctggagtggtgagggaaaatgacaaatttgccagattccgaacttgatcaagttcctcttgGAACTTTAACATTTTCTtctcgagttgggacgcactttctttggaaacctgagtaccatgagtgacctctacccgttcagttgagttctcctttctagcgttgttcgaatcttccatcttccctttgttcttacTTCTGATAGaaaaggagtgggtggagggcccctggatctcgttgaataagatgatgttgccagagtgcacgaactaacctttggggaggggaataaataaacaaaaagtaaaaacaaaaaggtaacaagtcaatgaggattataagaaaatgttgcgatatttaaacacatagtgcaagaatgtaaatcatgtcctctttgggaacctctttgtgcccgaggtaggcctagcgacgagttgatttggagaacttagaatgctaaatgcctcattttattgataaaaagtagacgaatcccaaatcgacccTAGATAGCAGGAAATAAAAATATCACTAGtggtcgttggccttattacatttcttaaatcaaaataaaaactcctatctatttggtcccagaaggaccttccccagactcgcctttttggctccgtcgaacagctttcccagctcgcgaagtcccagcaataggtaggctctaGCTAGATGTCCTCCCTCATTTCCCTAAGCAttttggcaatcctcgatccttttGAGGAACTTCCTTTCTAGATCCACTATgtctcgctccaagtatcccagtcgcttgttggaACTGACAGTCATGTATTTCCACTCCTCGAtaagcttttggttggcttcttgtatctcaggtgctcgctttcacattctcggatcctcttgcgtagttgattgtatttgacttgTGCCTCGACCCtctcatctatgatcctgtggcccCTAGCAAGTCCTGGCTGACCAGACCATTGTGGTTAGATTCCAACTAGCCTGAATAGTATATAGTATAACCAGTATGGTATCTATCTGGTttgatagtatctcttcccatgttGATCTTGCAAtaccacatatgctgagcttggcacttataaggaatgtcatcagcttggaagtcagcccggaagtgactcatcttgtctacccttggtataacctgcttcctaccagcctgtctcataactcggagagggacataagggtaggttcctctcagaccgattaATATCAGAAATGGCGCATCCCTGGATCGTACGATGAACTCcttagtagggaaccactcgaacatccattgtacttgatcctcaattagattttcaaacagctctaaccatcccttggcgtcttctggctaggcaaacatgttgggcatgtagttcattcgtttTGGATGACGGAAAGtgatatgatcgtcccagtcccTTCGCTAAATTTCCtgtcgatattcacccctttggagatgctccatgagccaaagctgaagtagcaAATTACAGCCCTCGAAGCGTtcggctcctcgttgacacttctccaaggctcggtatatctctgcaataatcatgggcacaatgctgaatggtTGACCAACAATTCCCTCTattagagttttggttaccatagctagcctggtgtggatcctggctttcttcattggaaacactatcatccccaggaagcaaaacatgaagacaaatacccttcggtgaatatgccctaatgatgtgagGGCGAACTCATCAAGATAAGTACGGTAAGATTTGTTGTGAccatacctctcatacaaataatcaaagggaatatacgactctttcaagcatgtcaagtctagattcttctttagacccatcattttgaggaaacctctacccttgcgattttccggcattaacaaactcagagtttcccatggtataccagctaatcctcaTATTTCCTCtggcaagggtgtcatttcaatgtcc
This genomic stretch from Nicotiana sylvestris chromosome 9, ASM39365v2, whole genome shotgun sequence harbors:
- the LOC138878283 gene encoding uncharacterized protein, with product MEDSNNARKENSTERVEVTHGTQVSKESASQLEKKMLKFQEELDQVRNLANLSFSLTTPDVNFPNAQNTTPPQNIPKTQNHPAPYHHCNTGDTSNNTPLLIPEPLNSTNDHSHAHHNTPIYVETMPHSTQPISSAPESDDKDLLIKNLAEELRKLTSRIQGVEGRDPRVHLRTYYDKLVRVGKDEKINIKLFMRSLKGDALSWYISQDLKKWSSWVGMASDFMDRFRFNKENMPDVFCIQNLKKKTYRNVSRAQDPQYYERLMMIESQKFSDIIKLGERIEEGIKSGIVTNLEPLQATNKALQSGGVS